A genomic segment from Variovorax paradoxus B4 encodes:
- a CDS encoding haloacid dehalogenase type II, translating into MDQPGAVLFDAYGTLFDVYSVGQTAERLFAGQGQALAAGWRDKQIEYTRLVTTSNHGAHYRPFGELTRAALRYTCKRLGLDLTEAAEQQLMDQYRTLTAFPESREVLQALKARGVVTGILSNGDPGMLDAAVRSAGLDGLLDHVLSVDGIRKYKTHPDAYQLGVAATGLQPSRIAFVSCNGWDALGTTWFGFRTLWVNRYQLPLEELGTPPERIGSSLRDVLGFF; encoded by the coding sequence ATGGATCAACCCGGCGCAGTGCTCTTCGATGCCTACGGCACCCTGTTCGACGTCTACAGCGTCGGGCAGACGGCCGAGCGGCTGTTCGCCGGCCAGGGACAGGCGCTGGCCGCGGGCTGGCGCGACAAGCAGATCGAATACACGCGCCTCGTCACCACCAGCAACCACGGCGCGCACTACCGGCCCTTCGGCGAACTCACGCGCGCCGCGCTGCGCTACACCTGCAAGCGACTGGGCCTCGACCTGACCGAAGCCGCCGAGCAGCAGCTGATGGACCAGTACCGCACGCTCACGGCTTTTCCCGAAAGCCGCGAAGTGCTTCAGGCACTCAAGGCACGCGGCGTGGTCACCGGCATCCTCTCGAACGGCGACCCCGGCATGCTCGACGCCGCCGTGCGCAGCGCCGGGCTCGACGGCCTGCTCGACCATGTGCTGAGCGTCGACGGCATCCGCAAGTACAAGACGCATCCCGATGCGTACCAGCTCGGCGTCGCCGCCACCGGCCTGCAGCCTTCGCGCATCGCCTTCGTCAGCTGCAACGGCTGGGACGCGCTCGGCACCACCTGGTTCGGGTTCCGCACGCTCTGGGTCAACCGCTACCAGCTCCCCCTCGAAGAACTCGGCACGCCGCCCGAACGCATCGGCAGCAGCCTGCGCGACGTGCTCGGGTTCTTCTGA
- a CDS encoding IclR family transcriptional regulator — MPRKAQTESVSDLNAAPGGAAAVDRALSLLSAFRPGDEALSLAQFAERTQLYKSTVLRLLASLEHARLIRRQDDGRYALGAEIARLHGLYAASLSLDRIVLPVLRALAATTGESAAYHVRQAQGDSWVRLCQFRIDSSHVVRDHVRAGDLLPNDRGAGARVLIAFGPEAERPRGATERKLYDAIRAQGYCALVGDRTAELAGISAPVFHADGSLAAAVTLTMPAHRYDARHIEPVRAAARELSGTL; from the coding sequence ATGCCCCGCAAAGCCCAGACCGAATCGGTGTCAGACCTCAATGCCGCGCCCGGCGGCGCCGCCGCAGTCGACCGCGCGCTGAGCCTGCTCTCGGCCTTCCGGCCCGGCGACGAGGCGCTGTCGCTCGCGCAGTTTGCCGAGCGCACGCAGCTCTACAAGAGCACGGTGCTGCGGCTTCTGGCCTCGCTCGAACATGCGCGGCTGATCCGCCGGCAGGACGACGGGCGCTATGCGCTGGGCGCGGAGATCGCGCGGCTGCACGGCCTCTATGCGGCGTCGCTGTCGCTCGACCGCATCGTGCTGCCGGTGCTGCGCGCGTTAGCCGCAACGACGGGCGAGAGCGCGGCGTACCACGTGCGGCAGGCGCAGGGCGACAGCTGGGTGCGGCTGTGCCAGTTCCGCATCGACTCCTCGCACGTGGTGCGCGACCACGTGCGTGCGGGCGACCTGCTGCCCAACGACCGCGGCGCCGGCGCACGCGTGCTGATCGCCTTCGGCCCCGAGGCCGAGCGTCCGCGCGGCGCCACGGAGCGCAAGCTGTACGACGCGATCCGCGCCCAGGGCTACTGCGCGCTGGTGGGCGACCGCACGGCCGAGCTGGCCGGCATCTCGGCACCGGTGTTCCATGCCGACGGCAGCCTGGCCGCGGCGGTCACGCTGACGATGCCGGCGCACCGCTACGACGCGCGCCACATCGAGCCGGTGCGCGCGGCGGCCCGCGAGCTCAGCGGAACCCTCTGA
- a CDS encoding hydroxymethylglutaryl-CoA lyase — MTPPDVLISEVGPRDGLQSVKATMPTADKLRWIDALHAAGVREIEVASFVPAKLLPQMADAAEVVRHAITLPGLVVMALVPNRKGAQAALEAGVHKLTMPVSASVAHSLANVRKTPAEMVEEVRAIAELRRAMAPQVTLEAGISTAFGCTLQGLVPEDDVIRLAAQCIEAGAEEAGLSDTVGYANPAQVRRLFRRLRAELGPHAGAAHMHNTRGLGIANCLAAWEEGVRTFDASLGGLGGCPYAPGASGNAVTEDLVFMFEAMGVRTGIDIQKLIAARAPLMAGLPGEPVYGMTPEAGLPKGFVQQETTAHA, encoded by the coding sequence ATGACACCCCCCGACGTCCTCATCAGCGAGGTCGGCCCGCGCGACGGCCTGCAGTCGGTCAAGGCCACCATGCCCACGGCCGACAAGCTGCGCTGGATCGATGCGCTCCACGCGGCCGGCGTGCGCGAGATCGAGGTCGCGTCCTTCGTGCCCGCCAAATTGCTGCCGCAGATGGCCGACGCCGCCGAGGTGGTGCGCCACGCCATCACCTTGCCCGGCCTCGTGGTGATGGCGCTGGTGCCCAACCGCAAGGGCGCGCAGGCGGCGCTCGAAGCGGGCGTGCACAAGCTCACGATGCCGGTCTCGGCCAGCGTGGCGCATTCGCTCGCCAACGTGCGCAAGACGCCGGCCGAGATGGTCGAGGAGGTGCGCGCCATCGCCGAGCTGCGCCGCGCGATGGCGCCGCAAGTGACGCTCGAGGCCGGCATCTCCACCGCCTTCGGCTGCACGCTGCAGGGGCTGGTGCCGGAAGACGACGTGATCCGCCTCGCGGCGCAGTGCATCGAGGCCGGCGCGGAAGAAGCGGGCCTCTCGGACACCGTCGGCTACGCCAACCCCGCGCAGGTGCGCCGTCTCTTCAGGCGCCTGCGCGCGGAGCTCGGCCCCCACGCCGGCGCCGCCCACATGCACAACACGCGCGGCCTCGGCATCGCGAACTGCCTGGCCGCCTGGGAGGAGGGCGTGCGCACCTTCGACGCCTCGCTCGGCGGCCTCGGCGGCTGCCCCTATGCGCCCGGCGCGTCGGGCAATGCGGTCACCGAAGACCTCGTCTTCATGTTCGAGGCCATGGGCGTTCGCACCGGCATCGACATCCAGAAACTCATCGCGGCGCGCGCGCCGCTCATGGCCGGCCTGCCCGGCGAACCGGTCTACGGCATGACGCCCGAGGCCGGCCTGCCCAAGGGCTTCGTCCAACAGGAAACCACCGCACATGCCTGA
- a CDS encoding CaiB/BaiF CoA transferase family protein — protein MPESQPLPYAGVRVVEFTHMVMGPTCGLLLADLGAEVVKVEPIEGDSTRRLLGSGSGFFPTFNRNKKSIALDLKTQEGVEAALRLVATADIVSENFKPGTMKKLGLDYDSLKQLNPRLIYVSHKGFLPGPYDHRTALDEVVQMMGGLAYMTGRAGDPLRAGTSVNDIMGGMFGAIGAMAALRQRELTGKGCEVQSALFENNVFLVAQHMMQFAATGKAADPMPSRISAWAVYDVFTVKDGEQIFLAAVSDKQWAIFCKAFGLEEMLADPRLKTNNDRVLARDWMMPILRSHLAGYSAAELSAVFEQNELPFAPITKPQELFDDPHLNATGGLAPVRMNDGHMAKVPLMPFTLDGERPGIRLQPPRIGEHTGELLREVGYSDAEIAALRTRNITLGD, from the coding sequence ATGCCTGAATCCCAACCCCTGCCGTACGCCGGCGTCCGCGTCGTCGAATTCACCCACATGGTGATGGGCCCCACCTGCGGCCTGCTGCTGGCCGACCTCGGCGCGGAGGTCGTCAAGGTCGAGCCCATCGAGGGCGACAGCACGCGCCGCCTGCTCGGCTCGGGCTCGGGCTTCTTCCCGACCTTCAACCGCAACAAGAAGAGCATCGCGCTCGACCTCAAGACACAAGAGGGCGTGGAGGCCGCGCTGCGCCTCGTCGCCACGGCCGACATCGTGAGCGAGAACTTCAAGCCCGGCACCATGAAGAAGCTGGGCCTGGACTACGACAGCCTGAAGCAGCTCAACCCGCGCCTCATCTACGTGAGCCACAAGGGCTTCCTGCCCGGTCCGTACGACCACCGCACCGCGCTCGACGAGGTGGTGCAGATGATGGGCGGGCTGGCCTACATGACCGGCCGCGCGGGCGACCCGCTGCGCGCGGGCACCAGCGTGAACGACATCATGGGCGGCATGTTCGGCGCCATCGGAGCGATGGCGGCGCTGCGCCAGCGCGAGCTCACCGGCAAGGGCTGCGAGGTGCAGTCCGCGCTGTTCGAGAACAACGTGTTCCTGGTCGCGCAGCACATGATGCAGTTCGCCGCCACCGGCAAGGCGGCCGATCCGATGCCCAGCCGCATCTCGGCCTGGGCCGTGTACGACGTGTTCACCGTGAAGGACGGCGAGCAGATCTTCCTCGCGGCGGTGAGCGACAAGCAGTGGGCCATCTTCTGCAAGGCCTTCGGCCTGGAAGAAATGCTGGCCGATCCGCGCCTGAAGACCAACAACGACCGCGTGCTCGCGCGCGACTGGATGATGCCGATCCTGCGCTCGCACCTGGCCGGCTACAGCGCCGCCGAACTCAGCGCGGTGTTCGAGCAGAACGAGCTGCCCTTCGCGCCCATCACCAAGCCGCAGGAGCTGTTCGACGATCCGCACCTCAACGCCACCGGCGGCCTCGCGCCGGTGCGCATGAACGACGGCCACATGGCCAAGGTGCCGCTGATGCCGTTCACGCTCGATGGAGAAAGGCCCGGCATCCGCCTGCAGCCGCCGCGCATCGGCGAGCACACCGGCGAGCTGCTGAGGGAAGTGGGCTACAGCGACGCGGAGATCGCCGCCCTCAGGACACGCAACATCACCCTCGGAGACTGA
- a CDS encoding Bug family tripartite tricarboxylate transporter substrate binding protein, producing the protein MPSIPRRALPVLFFCAATAACLPALAADTAWPARPVRLVVPYAPGGTTDYAARQIAQKLTEQTGISFYVENKAGASGTIGSSLVAKSTPDGGTFLINDTTYAMLPHLIRKLPWEPADLVPVTTIVDAPLVLVVGANSPYKSLDALIGAARKNPDKLTFGSGGVGSSTHLGGELLKQNGKLALTHVPYKGAGEAMLGVVSGQVDVLVTAAPTAIPQVKGGKVRALLVTSPKRLAALPDAPTSAEAGLKEFTATNWFGIAAPKGTPQPVIDKLQAEVKKALASPDLVQRFAEQGASPGGLPSADFGKFVHSQTQTWGRVIKAAGVQPE; encoded by the coding sequence ATGCCTTCCATCCCGCGGCGCGCCTTGCCCGTCCTGTTCTTCTGCGCCGCGACCGCGGCTTGCCTTCCCGCCCTGGCGGCGGACACGGCGTGGCCCGCCAGGCCGGTGCGGCTGGTGGTCCCGTACGCGCCCGGCGGCACCACCGACTACGCTGCGCGCCAGATCGCCCAGAAGCTCACCGAGCAGACCGGCATCTCCTTCTATGTGGAGAACAAGGCCGGCGCGAGCGGCACGATCGGCTCCAGCCTCGTGGCCAAGTCCACACCGGACGGCGGCACCTTCCTGATCAACGACACCACCTATGCGATGCTGCCGCACCTCATCAGGAAGCTGCCGTGGGAGCCCGCCGACCTGGTTCCGGTGACAACGATCGTCGATGCGCCGCTCGTGCTGGTGGTGGGCGCGAACTCGCCGTACAAATCCCTGGACGCGTTGATCGGCGCGGCTCGCAAGAACCCCGACAAGCTGACCTTCGGCTCGGGCGGCGTCGGCAGTTCCACCCACCTGGGCGGCGAACTGCTCAAGCAGAACGGCAAGCTCGCGCTGACCCATGTGCCCTACAAGGGCGCGGGCGAAGCGATGCTGGGCGTGGTGTCGGGACAGGTCGACGTGCTGGTCACCGCCGCGCCCACGGCCATTCCGCAGGTCAAGGGCGGCAAGGTGCGTGCCCTGCTCGTGACATCGCCCAAGCGACTCGCCGCCTTGCCCGATGCGCCCACCAGCGCGGAGGCCGGCCTGAAGGAATTCACCGCCACCAACTGGTTCGGCATCGCCGCGCCCAAGGGCACGCCGCAGCCGGTCATCGACAAGCTGCAGGCCGAAGTGAAGAAGGCGCTGGCATCGCCGGACCTCGTGCAGCGGTTCGCCGAGCAGGGCGCCAGCCCCGGCGGCCTGCCCTCGGCCGACTTCGGCAAGTTCGTTCACAGCCAGACGCAGACCTGGGGCCGGGTGATCAAGGCCGCGGGCGTGCAGCCCGAGTGA
- a CDS encoding SMP-30/gluconolactonase/LRE family protein, protein MWNLSFQPPEIIEARVLTRLPDAFRTPRRTDWVDANKPGHVMDSFLEGPAFDRAGNLYVTDIPYGRIFRIAPASLEWQLVAAYDGWPNGLAIHADGSLWIADYRRGILRLDAAGGAVEAVLGHRNSESFKGVNDLVFDLEGRLYFTDQGQTGLHDPTGRVYRWSAEDGRLDLLLANAPSPNGVATSADGKVLFVAVTRGNQVWRAPLLPDGSLSKVGALQTFFGTSGPDGLALTADGGLVVAHASLGGAFVLNARGEVTHMVRSPAGQTVTNIAFRPGTRQLVLTDSATGSVLEADLPVGGAPLYSHATDARIQK, encoded by the coding sequence ATGTGGAACCTGAGCTTCCAACCTCCCGAGATCATCGAAGCGCGCGTGCTCACGCGCCTGCCCGATGCGTTTCGCACGCCGCGCCGCACAGACTGGGTCGACGCCAACAAACCGGGCCACGTGATGGACAGCTTCCTGGAAGGCCCCGCGTTCGACCGGGCCGGGAACCTGTACGTCACCGACATTCCCTATGGCCGCATCTTCAGGATCGCGCCCGCGTCGCTCGAATGGCAGCTCGTGGCCGCCTACGACGGCTGGCCCAACGGCCTGGCGATCCATGCCGACGGCAGCCTGTGGATCGCCGACTACCGGCGCGGCATCCTGCGGCTCGATGCGGCCGGCGGCGCGGTCGAGGCGGTGCTCGGGCACCGCAACAGCGAATCCTTCAAGGGCGTGAACGACCTCGTCTTCGACCTGGAAGGACGGCTCTATTTCACCGACCAGGGCCAGACCGGCCTGCACGACCCCACCGGCCGCGTCTACCGGTGGAGTGCCGAGGATGGCCGCCTCGATCTGCTGCTGGCCAACGCACCGAGCCCCAATGGCGTGGCGACGAGCGCCGACGGCAAGGTGCTGTTCGTGGCCGTCACCCGCGGCAACCAGGTCTGGCGCGCACCACTGCTGCCCGACGGCAGCCTTTCCAAGGTCGGCGCGCTGCAGACCTTCTTCGGAACCAGCGGTCCCGACGGGCTTGCGCTCACGGCCGATGGCGGGCTGGTCGTTGCCCATGCCAGCCTGGGCGGAGCCTTCGTGCTCAATGCGCGCGGGGAGGTCACGCACATGGTCCGCAGTCCTGCCGGCCAGACCGTGACCAACATTGCCTTTCGGCCGGGAACGCGGCAGCTGGTGCTCACCGATTCGGCCACGGGCAGCGTGCTGGAAGCCGATCTGCCAGTGGGCGGGGCCCCGCTCTATTCGCATGCCACGGATGCGCGAATCCAGAAATAG
- a CDS encoding LysR family transcriptional regulator, with amino-acid sequence MDRLKQLESFVSVATRGGLTAAAKAEGVAPAIMGRRLDALEARLGVKLLVRTTRRITLTHEGSAFLEDCQRLLTEFANAEASVSAGGVKASGHLRVTAPAGFGRRHVAPLVPRFHALHPEVTISLNLSDRVVDVRGESFDCAVRVGDMPDSSLVSVRLADNRRRCVATPEFVRRHGMPRHPNELSRFACLTLSSDASQTRGWAFRVPRTARDQERTLTAAGEDGGEELIYLRPGGPLDCSDGQVLHDWCLAGHGIAWRSTWEVEAEIDAGLLVPLLDEFAAPPNGIYAVFAGTKHLPLRVRLWLDFLKEQYGRPEFWGGRG; translated from the coding sequence ATGGACCGCCTGAAGCAACTTGAATCCTTCGTCTCCGTGGCGACCCGCGGCGGTCTCACGGCCGCGGCCAAGGCCGAGGGCGTGGCGCCCGCGATCATGGGGCGGCGGCTCGACGCGCTCGAGGCGCGGCTGGGCGTCAAGCTGCTGGTGCGCACCACGCGGCGCATCACGCTCACGCACGAGGGCAGCGCCTTTCTCGAGGACTGCCAGCGCCTGCTGACCGAATTCGCCAATGCCGAAGCGAGCGTGAGCGCGGGCGGCGTCAAGGCCAGCGGCCACCTGCGCGTCACGGCGCCGGCCGGCTTCGGCCGCCGCCACGTGGCGCCGCTGGTGCCGCGCTTCCATGCGCTGCATCCCGAGGTCACGATCTCGCTGAACCTGAGCGACCGCGTGGTCGACGTGCGCGGCGAGAGCTTCGACTGCGCGGTGCGCGTGGGCGACATGCCCGACTCGTCTTTGGTGAGCGTGCGGCTGGCCGACAACCGCCGCCGCTGCGTCGCGACGCCGGAGTTCGTGCGCCGCCATGGCATGCCGCGGCATCCGAACGAGCTGTCGCGCTTCGCCTGCCTCACGCTGTCGAGCGATGCCTCGCAGACGCGCGGCTGGGCGTTCCGTGTTCCGCGGACGGCCCGGGATCAGGAGCGCACCTTGACGGCTGCTGGCGAGGACGGTGGCGAAGAGCTGATCTACCTGCGGCCCGGGGGCCCGCTCGATTGTTCCGACGGCCAGGTGCTGCACGACTGGTGCCTCGCGGGCCACGGCATCGCGTGGCGCAGCACCTGGGAAGTGGAGGCCGAGATCGATGCCGGCCTGCTGGTGCCGCTGCTCGACGAATTCGCCGCGCCGCCCAACGGCATCTACGCGGTCTTCGCGGGCACCAAGCACCTGCCGCTGCGGGTGCGACTGTGGCTTGATTTCCTCAAGGAGCAGTACGGCCGGCCCGAATTCTGGGGCGGCAGGGGGTAA
- a CDS encoding DUF2214 family protein, with translation MTLEAILAYLHLLAILTMVVFISSEAALCRVQWLNAAVVERLARVDMVYGMAAIAVLATGIARTVWGVKGAAWYWTNPLLHVKLGLFIIIGVLSIFPTLTYFRWRKALRANGTLPAEADIRKTRRLVMVQAHLIALIPLVAVFLARGFGK, from the coding sequence ATGACCCTCGAAGCCATCCTCGCCTACCTGCATCTGCTGGCCATCCTCACGATGGTCGTGTTCATCTCCAGCGAAGCGGCGCTGTGCCGCGTGCAGTGGCTCAATGCCGCCGTGGTGGAGCGGCTCGCCAGGGTCGACATGGTCTACGGCATGGCCGCCATCGCGGTGCTGGCCACCGGCATCGCACGCACGGTGTGGGGCGTGAAGGGCGCGGCGTGGTATTGGACCAACCCGCTGTTGCATGTGAAGCTCGGGTTGTTCATCATCATCGGCGTGCTCTCGATCTTTCCGACGCTCACCTATTTCCGCTGGCGCAAGGCGCTGCGCGCGAACGGCACGCTGCCGGCCGAGGCCGACATCCGCAAGACGCGCAGGCTGGTGATGGTGCAGGCCCACCTGATCGCGCTGATTCCGCTGGTCGCCGTGTTCCTCGCGCGCGGCTTCGGCAAATAA
- a CDS encoding spermidine synthase, producing the protein MGRAGTQLLFAGTIFSSAFLLFLVQPLIAKQILPWFGGSAAVWSICMVFFQVVLLAGYAYSDWVTRRLRVRAQAALHVGLLLASLAFLPLVVAARWKPTGSEDPAWLILGLLLATIGLPYFLLSTTGPLVQSWVARTPWSAQVYRYFSLSNLASLLSLLSYPVLIEPRSSLLQQALGWSWGYGVFVVLCAGTTLLAAYRWPEAVPVATASGQAAAATDNEKPPRWSDSLLWLALPALASWLLLAVTNHITQNVAAVPFLWVLPLSLYLFTFVLCFESDRWYRRGVFLPLAAGVLLLCAFGLQHHVGSDVRTGLPIYVGGLFVLCMFLHGETARLRPAPRYLTRFYLMLALGGALGGATVGLVAPHVLPAYYELGIGLVLTALAAAVLRQRIWLRVSGVALAAGCAYFLMAQIASDRSDARHLLRNFHGALITFDVRRLHPSDSVRLLSHGSIKHGEQFLDPSRRREPTTYYGATSGIGRAMAAAPSGPRRVGLIGLGAGTLASYGRSGDVYRVYEINPQVFELADSEFTFLRDSPARIERVLGDARLALEREPPQGFDLLAVDAFSGDAVPVHLLTAQAMDVYLRHMKPDGVVAFHVTNRFLELAPVVARIAELKGLHAVLVSDDAEASRWLNPTDWVLVARDPAVLARGPLRAAASPIALRAGARPWTDDFNNLLSVLK; encoded by the coding sequence ATGGGACGCGCCGGCACCCAGCTTCTGTTTGCCGGCACGATCTTCAGCAGCGCGTTCCTGCTGTTCCTGGTCCAGCCGCTGATCGCCAAGCAGATCCTGCCCTGGTTCGGCGGCTCGGCCGCCGTGTGGTCGATCTGCATGGTGTTCTTCCAGGTCGTGCTGCTGGCGGGCTATGCGTATTCCGACTGGGTCACGCGCCGCCTTCGCGTGCGGGCGCAGGCCGCGCTGCACGTGGGGCTGCTGCTGGCGAGCCTCGCATTCCTTCCGCTCGTGGTGGCCGCGCGCTGGAAGCCCACCGGCAGCGAAGACCCGGCGTGGCTGATCCTCGGGCTGTTGCTCGCGACCATCGGCCTTCCGTACTTTCTTCTTTCGACCACCGGCCCGCTGGTGCAGTCGTGGGTGGCGCGCACGCCCTGGAGCGCGCAGGTGTACCGGTACTTCTCGCTCTCGAACCTGGCATCGCTGCTGTCGCTCCTGAGCTACCCGGTGCTGATCGAGCCGCGCAGTTCGCTGCTGCAGCAGGCGCTGGGGTGGTCGTGGGGCTATGGCGTGTTCGTGGTGCTTTGCGCGGGCACGACCTTGCTCGCGGCGTACCGCTGGCCCGAAGCCGTGCCGGTCGCCACGGCTTCGGGCCAGGCCGCGGCCGCCACGGACAACGAGAAGCCGCCGCGCTGGTCCGACAGCCTGCTCTGGCTCGCGCTGCCGGCGCTGGCGTCGTGGCTGTTGCTGGCCGTGACCAACCACATCACCCAGAACGTCGCGGCGGTTCCGTTTCTCTGGGTGTTGCCGCTGTCGCTGTACCTGTTCACCTTCGTGCTGTGCTTCGAGAGCGACCGCTGGTACCGGCGCGGCGTCTTCCTGCCGCTGGCCGCGGGCGTGCTGCTGCTGTGCGCCTTCGGGCTGCAGCACCACGTCGGCTCGGATGTGCGCACGGGGCTGCCGATCTATGTCGGCGGCCTGTTCGTGCTGTGCATGTTCCTGCACGGAGAAACCGCCAGGCTGCGGCCCGCGCCGCGCTATCTCACGCGCTTCTACCTGATGCTCGCGCTCGGCGGCGCCCTGGGCGGCGCCACGGTGGGGCTGGTGGCGCCGCATGTGCTGCCGGCCTATTACGAGCTGGGCATCGGCCTGGTGCTGACGGCGCTTGCGGCGGCCGTTCTGCGCCAGCGGATCTGGCTGCGGGTCTCCGGCGTGGCATTGGCGGCCGGCTGCGCGTACTTCCTGATGGCGCAGATCGCGAGCGACAGGTCGGACGCGCGCCACCTGCTGCGCAACTTCCATGGCGCGCTGATCACCTTCGACGTGCGGCGCCTCCATCCGTCAGACAGCGTGCGGCTGCTGTCGCATGGCTCCATCAAGCACGGCGAGCAGTTCCTGGACCCCTCCCGCCGGCGCGAGCCCACCACCTACTATGGCGCCACCTCCGGCATCGGCCGCGCGATGGCCGCCGCGCCGAGCGGGCCGCGCCGGGTCGGACTGATCGGCCTGGGCGCCGGCACGCTCGCGAGCTATGGCCGCAGCGGCGACGTCTATCGGGTCTACGAGATCAATCCGCAGGTGTTCGAGCTGGCGGACAGCGAATTCACCTTCCTGCGCGACAGCCCGGCGCGCATCGAGCGCGTGCTCGGCGACGCGCGGCTGGCGCTGGAACGCGAGCCGCCGCAGGGCTTCGACCTGCTCGCGGTGGACGCCTTCTCGGGCGATGCGGTGCCGGTCCACCTGCTCACGGCGCAGGCCATGGACGTCTACCTGCGGCACATGAAGCCGGATGGCGTCGTCGCCTTCCATGTGACCAACCGCTTTCTCGAGCTGGCGCCCGTGGTCGCGCGGATCGCCGAGCTCAAGGGCCTGCATGCCGTGCTCGTGAGCGACGATGCGGAAGCTTCGAGGTGGCTCAACCCGACCGACTGGGTCCTGGTGGCGCGCGATCCGGCCGTGCTGGCGCGCGGGCCCCTGCGGGCCGCAGCCTCGCCCATCGCGCTCCGCGCAGGCGCCCGCCCCTGGACCGACGATTTCAACAACCTGCTGAGCGTGCTGAAGTAG
- the argS gene encoding arginine--tRNA ligase — protein MLLVKQELLAALANTLESLSPGAGAKAAFESPKVAAHGDFASTAAMQLAKPLGRKPRELAEELSAALLATPVFGHWVEAIEIAGPGFLNIRLKTAAKQQIVREVLAAGSAFGQQPATGEKVLVEFVSANPTGPLHVGHGRQAALGDAICNLRASQGDTVWREFYYNDAGVQIQTLAHSTQLRARGFKPGDPEWPSGEKAPAYNGDYIADIAEDFKAKKTVKSDDREYTASGNIEDLDSIREFAVAYLRREQDLDLQAFRVRFDNYYLESSLYTSGRVEAAVQKLVAAGKTYEQDGALWLRSTDYGDDKDRVMKKQDGTYTYFVPDVAYHIAKWERGFHKVVNIQGTDHHGTIARVRAGLQAAGVGIPEGYPDYVLHTMVRVMKGGEEVKISKRAGSYVTLRDLIEWTSTDAVRFFLLSRKPDTEYTFDVDLAVTKNNDNPVYYVQYAHARICSVLAGWGGNVGALGNVDLSPLESPAAQALMLLLAKYPAMLTAAAKDFAPHDVTFYLRELAASYHSYYDAERILVDDEPVKLARLALVAATAQVLHNGLAILGVSAPSKM, from the coding sequence ATGCTATTGGTCAAACAGGAGCTGCTCGCGGCGCTCGCGAACACGCTCGAATCCCTCTCGCCCGGCGCTGGCGCCAAAGCCGCGTTCGAGTCGCCCAAGGTGGCTGCCCACGGCGATTTCGCCAGCACGGCCGCCATGCAACTCGCCAAGCCGCTCGGGCGCAAGCCGCGCGAACTGGCCGAGGAGCTCAGTGCCGCGCTGCTCGCCACCCCGGTTTTCGGCCATTGGGTCGAAGCCATCGAGATTGCCGGGCCCGGTTTTCTCAACATCCGCCTCAAGACGGCCGCCAAGCAGCAGATCGTGCGCGAAGTGCTGGCCGCGGGCAGCGCCTTCGGGCAACAGCCCGCCACCGGCGAAAAGGTGCTGGTCGAGTTCGTCTCGGCCAACCCGACCGGGCCGCTGCACGTCGGCCATGGCCGCCAGGCTGCGCTCGGCGACGCCATCTGCAACCTGCGCGCCTCCCAGGGAGACACCGTCTGGCGCGAGTTCTATTACAACGACGCCGGCGTGCAGATCCAGACGCTGGCCCACAGCACCCAGCTGCGCGCCCGCGGCTTCAAGCCCGGCGACCCCGAATGGCCGAGCGGCGAAAAGGCGCCCGCCTACAACGGCGACTACATCGCCGACATCGCCGAAGACTTCAAGGCGAAGAAGACCGTCAAGTCGGACGATCGCGAATACACCGCCAGCGGCAACATCGAAGACCTCGATTCCATCCGCGAATTCGCGGTGGCCTACCTGCGCCGCGAGCAAGACCTCGACCTGCAGGCCTTTCGCGTGCGCTTCGACAACTACTACCTCGAGTCCAGCCTCTACACCAGCGGCCGCGTCGAGGCCGCGGTCCAGAAGCTCGTGGCCGCCGGCAAAACTTATGAGCAGGACGGCGCGCTCTGGCTCCGGTCGACCGACTACGGCGACGACAAGGACCGCGTGATGAAGAAGCAGGACGGCACGTACACGTACTTCGTGCCCGACGTCGCCTACCACATCGCCAAGTGGGAGCGCGGCTTCCACAAGGTGGTCAACATCCAGGGCACCGACCACCACGGCACCATCGCGCGCGTGCGCGCCGGCCTGCAGGCCGCGGGCGTCGGCATCCCCGAGGGCTACCCCGACTACGTGCTGCACACCATGGTGCGCGTGATGAAGGGCGGCGAAGAGGTCAAGATCAGCAAGCGCGCGGGCAGCTACGTCACCTTGCGCGACCTGATCGAATGGACCAGCACCGACGCCGTGCGCTTCTTCCTCCTGAGCCGCAAGCCCGACACCGAATACACCTTCGACGTCGACCTGGCCGTGACCAAGAACAACGACAACCCGGTTTATTACGTGCAGTACGCCCATGCGCGCATCTGCTCGGTGCTGGCGGGCTGGGGTGGCAACGTCGGCGCCCTCGGGAACGTGGACCTGTCGCCACTCGAAAGCCCCGCCGCGCAGGCGCTCATGCTGCTGCTGGCCAAGTACCCCGCCATGCTCACGGCGGCCGCCAAGGATTTCGCGCCGCACGACGTCACCTTCTACCTGCGCGAACTGGCTGCCAGCTACCACAGCTACTACGACGCCGAGCGCATCCTGGTCGACGACGAGCCGGTCAAGCTGGCGCGGCTCGCGCTCGTCGCGGCCACCGCGCAGGTGCTGCACAATGGCCTCGCGATTCTCGGCGTCAGTGCGCCGAGCAAGATGTGA